The following proteins are encoded in a genomic region of Cryptococcus gattii WM276 chromosome I, complete sequence:
- a CDS encoding Hypothetical protein (Similar to SGTC gene model, INSD accession EAL18655.1; CNBI3550): MPPPENPPIDPFPPLRPTFSPVESRSTSYAAIVRRNTNINTNTDPSVSTNPDINISGTSSAGRDTEERYLGESSSGRERVHPWRESVHPWRERTMDDNGNVSQADTSRRTGNAGGSADDNLNTNTNISATSSSSTNQNTSTNTDSQTNINPVAPFTLREMLRNIQAPSAAPATSSPAWASASVPAQAPASRSTSRIGVNGLPYVRYYDFSHPTRDGNGRLNIRENDDRPTVSGLLSRIIDSSNSASASAETQNQNHNQNQNQSQNQQNQTGAQTQTHDQSAYSSPPFNRPSAARRGPPIITDGNDRYTSGSTPIAQVQGQGQQRNYFGPIYPVPLPSNTNNANNANNANNANNTNNTNNTINTNNSGGNSGGNGIGAGEGDDNDIIVSFLPSPPRLFDSDGDSLHSLTDEEDDDGNRVYGDGGDGRELWDEVEWMREVLDADHASGTGTGSGNGAGAGVGAGAGTRNERPFPFRRPGLGSAQADGATGQGADLHRGGFNRRRDYLDFLDHVINLPNNSSIPSVRSLTQNLLDSLNSNRLSQTLHTHSHPRVQNLINDDLSNPDRNTNGGPSAEGQAHGVSRPLEYALNVSRSSSRAESRAAGLSPTNLGPTQVGVRPPVLVSSASASSSRRSRGRRARSAGPDLDMDEHGEGTEGLLGEDSPARKRSRTSASSSSSASSSLNTNTNSTLSTSSSGDSSPTHAQTRQLSGPAKHFRPPYLSLSSLPVDTALPLDLGFPQPPSSAHLTLSLHIHRPSPTLMPAPLATNTETETGNKAKTGTGKKSEDVLPPRIVARRDPGYPVIRPCITFSHPRPTRTDSDATSILTTLPVPRGVGIFYWEAEVLAKGEEGFISVGWIAGLPTPVIPPDQKDSTSANATANANASESGSGSGSGSIILNANTIPNTGGAGGHAGVPMRNMRRLVGWSKGSWGWHGDDGRLFAGQGMGERFSETWGEGDVVGLGLDQTTSTLFFTKNGVLVGSKTFPTLPSCGPPPPPSSSPMPFASQRHPVITKSTDTLLYPAVGLRSQGESVAVNLCGPFRYDIEAHVRGVKDRMSKEVEEVELKKVASVVDLVDDRDVAVADAEQARETEGKCEDKRVGEMKEPVDSSHVGTPIHRISSATTPTSTSTPEPLSSNSQKRPPCAPLDPLCLTTTAFVLDYLNHHGHSKAEGMMRRAIRGRNWIGAPASSSSSSSSPTAIDSRILNLATSDGIRMTKPNQTRQDFPTVSSALLYLSNLIRKPFEQRVPWTLWKELALLDNVSAHSREDMKEGEKGEGKGKERALESGIRDLRHKTDETDGMEREEMELEGSLLVYDFLHAAIFSAADQDSIEVDGEEGMREKQGADADARTIAIGRKIQGHLQRSCTSLSASTLPAVLKSRRQEDDWAIYAKEAFGAIVDPQRYSESERWAHWRDRLAGRLEVFLRRRRNLPQISRLETAIIQTDAVVHALAERRPSSGAAFVDVKGALRLSEAKEKRM; the protein is encoded by the exons ATGCCTCCACCAGAAAACCCACCGATTGATCCATTCCCGCCTCTCAGACCTACATTCTCGCCTGTAGAATCCAGATCCACGTCTTACGCTGCTATTGTCAGACGGAATACAAATATAAACACAAATACCGATCCCTCTGTCTCTACAAATCCTGATATAAATATATCTGGAACGTCTTCTGCAGGGAGAGACACTGAGGAAAGATATCTTGGAGAAAGTTCGTCAGGGAGAGAAAGGGTACATCCTTGGAGGGAGAGTGTACACCCGTGGCGTGAGAGAACAATGGATGACAACGGCAACGTAAGTCAGGCAGATACGTCTAGACGTACGGGCAATGCGGGTGGCAGTGCCGATGACAACCTAAACACCAATACCAACATCAGCGCCACCAGCAGCTCAAGCACAAACCAAAACACAAGCACGAACACGGATTCACAAACGAATATAAACCCCGTTGCCCCATTTACCCTTAGGGAAATGCTGAGGAACATTCAGGCACCTTCTGCGGCACCTGCTACTTCCTCCCCTGCGTGGGCATCTGCGTCAGTGCCGGCTCAAGCACCAGCTTCGAGATCGACGTCGCGTATCGGTGTTAACGGACTTCCGTATGTTCGTTATTATGATTTCAGCCATCCTACTAGAGATGGGAATGGAAGATTGAATATAAGAGAGAACGATGATCGGCCAACCGTTTCAGGGT TACTCTCACGGATAATCGATTCTTCCAACTCCGCCTCTGCATCTGCGGAAACCCAGAACCAGAATCACAATCAGAATCAGAATCAGAGTCAAAATCAACAAAACCAAACTGGAGCACAAACTCAGACACACGACCAGAGTGCATACTCCTCACCTCCATTCAACCGACCCTCAGCTGCCCGTAGGGGTCCGCCCATCATTACTGATGGAAATGATCGATATACGTCGGGGTCTACGCCTATAGCCCAGGTACAGGGACAGGGGCAGCAAAGAAATTACTTTGGTCCGATTTATCCGGTTCCCTTGCCCAGCAACACCAACAACGCCAACAACGCCAACAACGCCAACAACGCCAACAACACCAACAACACTAACAACACCATTAACACCAACAACAGTGGCGGTAATAGTGGTGGTAATGGGATAGGGGCTGGCGAAGGGGATGACAACGATATTATCGTCTCTTTCCTCCCGTCCCCTCCTAGGTTATTCGACTCAGACGGCGACTCGCTCCATTCCTTGACAGACGAGGAGGACGATGATGGCAACCGGGTGTATGGCGATGGAGGGGATGGCAGGGAGTTGTGGGATGAAGTTGAGTGGATGCGGGAAGTTTTGGATGCTGATCATGCAAGTGGAACTGGGACCGGGTCCGGGAACGGAGCAGGTGCCGGGGTTGGCGCAGGTGCAGGAACAAGGAATGAGAGACCATTCCCATTCCGCCGCCCAGGCCTCGGTTCAGCACAAGCAGATGGAGCAACGGGTCAAGGAGCCGATTTACACAGAGGAGGGTTCAATAGGCGGCGGGATTATCTCGATTTCCTCGACCATGTCATCAACCTCCCAAACAATTCTTCGATACCAAGCGTACGTTCTCTCACTCAGAATTTATTGGATTCTTTGAATTCGAACCGTTTGTCGCAGACACTGCATACCCATTCCCATCCCCGTGTCCAGAACCTCATCAACGACGATCTCAGTAACCCCGATCGCAACACCAACGGCGGACCGAGTGCGGAAGGGCAAGCGCATGGGGTCTCCCGGCCATTGGAATACGCTCTCAACGTTAGTCGTTCTTCATCTCGCGCCGAATCTCGAGCTGCAGGGCTGTCACCGACAAACCTCGGTCCCACTCAAGTTGGGGTCCGTCCTCCTGTTTTGGTCAGTTCTGCTTCTGCTTCGAGCTCGAGGCGTTCTAGAGGGAGGAGGGCACGTTCGGCAGGTCCGGATTTGGACATGGATGAACACGGAGAAGGGACGGAAGGTCTGCTTGGAGAGGATAGTCCTGCGAGGAAGAGATCTAGGACAtctgcttcttcatcctcctccgcATCTTCGTCCTTGAACACCAATACCAATTCGACACTTtccacttcctcctcggGCGACTCATCGCCAACACACGCGCAAACGCGACAACTATCTGGACCGGCAAAACATTTCAGACCCCCGTACCTAtccctctcctctctccctGTTGATACTGCTCTCCCTTTGGATTTAGGTTTCCCCCAacctccttcttctgctcATCTCACGCTATCTTTGCACATCCATCGACCGTCTCCCACTTTGATGCCTGCCCCTCTTGCAACCAATACCGAGACCGAGACAGGGAACAAGGCCAAGACTGGGACGGGAAAGAAGTCAGAGGACGTCCTTCCCCCCCGAATTGTCGCTCGACGGGATCCTGGATACCCTGTCATCCGTCCGTGTATAACCTTCTCTCACCCTCGCCCTACTCGAACAGATAGTGATGCCACCAGTATTCTGACCACCCTCCCTGTCCCGCGCGGGGTAGGTATCTTTTATTGGGAGGCAGAAGTGTTAGCcaagggagaagaagggttCATCTCTGTTGGGTGGATCGCCGGGTTGCCTACGCCCGTCATCCCACCTGATCAAAAGGACAGTACCAGTGCAAACGCTACTGCCAATGCCAATGCAAGTGAAAGTGGAAGTGGAAGCGGAAGTGGAAGCATCATCTTGAACGCGAATACAATTCCGAATACAGGAGGTGCAGGAGGGCATGCAGGTGTACCGATGAGGAATATGCGAAGGCTTGTAGGGTGGAGTAAAGGGTCGTGGGGATGGCATGGGGATGATGGACGGTTGTTCGCTGGACAAGGGATGGGCGAACGGTTCAGTGAAACTTGGGGCG AGGGCGATGTTGTCGGACTTGGGCTGGATCAAACGACCTCGACATTATTCTTCACCAAGAACGGAGTACTTGTTGGTTCAAAGACATTTCCAACACTTCCATCTTGCGGTCCTCCTCCCcccccttcctcctcgccGATGCCCTTTGCGTCACAACGTCACCCGGTGATCACGAAATCGACAGACACACTTTTATACCCGGCGGTAGGTCTTCGTTCTCAGGGAGAGAGCGTGGCAGTAAACCTGTGCGGGCCATTCAGATATGATATTGAAGCACATGTCAGAGGGGTGAAAGACAGGATGAGCaaagaggtggaagaagtGGAGCTGAAAAAGGTGGCGAGTGTCGTTGATTTGGTCGATGATCGGGATGTTGCGGTTGCGGACGCAGAGCAAGCGAGAGAAACGGAAGGAAAATGCGAAGATAAGAGGGTGGGAGAGATGAAAGAGCCCGTTGACTCTAGTCACGTGGGTACGCCGATTCATCGTATTTCTTCAGCTACAACCCCAACGTCGACATCGACACCCGAACCCCTCTCAAGCAATAGTCAAAAACGACCACCTTGTGCTCCACTTGACCCTCTCTGTCTGACGACGACTGCTTTTGTCCTTGATTATCTAAATCATCATGGTCATTCGAAAGCTgaggggatgatgagaCGGGCGATTCGCGGGAGGAATTGGATCGGGGCACCGGcgtcctcgtcctcatcttcatcttccccaACCGCCATTGACAGCCGCATCTTGAACCTCGCAACGTCTGACGGCATCCGCATGACCAAACCCAACCAAACCCGGCAAGATTTCCCGACCGTCTCTTCGGCTTTGCTATATCTGTCGAATCTAATTCGCAAACCCTTTGAACAGCGGGTCCCATGGACGTTGTGGAAGGAGCTTGCACTTCTGGATAATGTCAGTGCACACAGTCGGGAAGATAtgaaggaaggagagaaaggggaagggaaggggaaagaaagagCACTTGAGAGCGGTATAAGAGATCTGAGGCACAAGACAGATGAAACGGATGGGATGGAGCGCGAGGAGATGGAGCTGGAAGGAAGTTTGTTAGTATACGATTTCTTGCATGCGGCCATATTCTCTGCCGCCGATCAAGATTCCATCGAAGtggatggagaagaggggaTGAGGGAAAAGCAGGGTGCGGATGCGGATGCGAGGACGATCGCAATAGGTCGAAAAATTCAAGGACATCTTCAGCGCTCATGTACTTCACTCTCGGCATCAACATTACCAGCTGTTCTCAAATCCAGGCGTCAGGAAGATGACTGGGCGATATATGCCAAGGAAGCGTTTGGAGCTATCGTTGATCCACAAAGATATAGCGAGAGTGAAAGGTGGGCGCATTGGAGGGATCGTTTAGCAGGGAGATTGGAAGTCTTTCTGAGAC GGCGCCGAAACCTTCCGCAAATCTCTAGACTTGAAACGGCCATCATCCAGACTGACGCCGTGGTTCATGCTCTGGCTGAGAGAAGACCAAGCAGTGGGGCGGCATTTGTTGATGTTAAGGGGGCGTTGAGGTTAAGTGAGgcgaaagaaaagagaatGTAA
- a CDS encoding uncharacterized protein (Similar to TIGR gene model, INSD accession AAW45188.1), with protein sequence MFIYNVHTPSKTFALIHKEDESQQKLLSRIYTKAGLKEGGKSKTGIVYEYNGSRWSLDDDEDLHILFSRYPPSSTPSVTLHLTHPSGGDASGHSFTQSQSLSQTRGQAQGKARSQTGAAKSTGLDGTNQMLSQSGSNDGDVLPPAYATSPMAKTKSKGKSKSQAEKARAKSVLDSNTRANAQNRDAGAGFVHHGLEDETLSEGTAFLRPAPKARSEGEYHLASPVPPYTSNAPTNPADRQNASSASAYEAGDAAERPKSRARSVYSAISRKSKYGDPDAEPLGDVKRREWHEFHGNNGVRTVIGKVGDVPNVRMLLKSGHRQIYISRQFAIKHGFLPKKFGAANGGFAYAGILPLPGPITLTIGSRTSAHKAYVTEENKFDVILGRAWIEKMGVKIDPLDQTVLTYMDTGEPIACDVVVLKDEKGDIITIT encoded by the exons ATGTTCATCTACAACGTGCATACCCCATCAAAGACGTTTGCTCTCATACACAAAG AGGACGAATCCCAGCAGAAACTTCTCAGCCGGATATATACCAAAGCAGGTCTAAAGGAAGGGGGCAAATCCAAGACAGGAATAGTCTATGAATACAATGGATCGAGATGGAGTTTGGATGACG ATGAAGACCTCCACATCCTCTTTTCGCGATACCCCCCTTCCTCGACACCATCGGTTACTCTCCATCTCACGCATCCGTCTGGTGGTGATGCCAGCGGTCATTCATTCACCCAGAGTCAGAGCTTAAGCCAGACAAGGGGACAAGCGCAGGGTAAAGCTCGGTCTCAGACCGGAGCCGCCAAGTCGACTGGATTGGACGGGACGAACCAGATGTTGAGCCAGAGTGGAAGCAACGACGGGGACGTCCTCCCCCCTGCGTACGCTACCTCGCCCATGGCCAAGACTAAGTCCAAGGGAAAGAGCAAGTCTCAAGCAGAAAAAGCGAGAGCCAAGTCTGTGTTGGACAGTAACACCCGCGCCAACGCTCAGAATCGTGACGCCGGTGCCGGTTTTGTGCACCACGGACTCGAGGACGAAACACTTTCAGAGGGTACAGCCTTCCTCCGGCCAGCGCCCAAGGCGAGATCGGAAGGTGAATACCACCTCGCTTCTCCCGTTCCTCCTTACACCTCCAACGCTCCCACCAACCCCGCTGATCGCCAAAATGCTTCCTCTGCCTCCGCCTATGAAGCGGGCGATGCGGCAGAAAGACCGAAATCCAGAGCTCGAAGCGTTTACTCGGCAATCTCCCGGAAATCAAAGTATGGTGACCCCGATGCGGAGCCATTGGGGGATGTGAAAAGGAGAGAGTGGCACGAGTTCCACGGGAATAATGGAGTGAGGACTGTGATAGGGAAAGTTGGAGATGTGCCTAATG TCCGAATGCTCCTCAAATCCGGTCATCGCCAGATCTATATTTCCCGGCAGTTCGCCATCAAACACGGATTCCTTCCCAAAAAATTCGGAGCCGCCAACGGCGGTTTCGCGTACGCCGGTATCTTACCTCTACCCGGGCCGATCACGTTGACGATCGGGTCAAGAACATCGGCGCACAAGGCCTATGTGACGGAGGAGAATAAGTTTGATGTGATTCTGGGAAGGGCGTGGATTGAAAAGATGGGTGTAAA GATTGACCCTCTCGATCAGACGGTGCTCACTTATATGGATACAGGCGAACCGATCGCGTGTGATGTGGTGGTTCTCAAGGATGAAAAGGGAGACATCATCACTATCACCTAA
- a CDS encoding uncharacterized protein (Similar to TIGR gene model, INSD accession AAW45187.1), whose translation MAFLRATTRANPLTSLSRPPFALAALHTSRPTLHPAKTAPDSNIPPAAVGGERVPASQEDDPKQGGEGFFGALFWGSKEAKAEGLVDPDPSKQAHSTIVGRGKYVHEKITHAVIPSHRAQYLASAEKYFTSMMQKNGELGGVKLMGSWESIVGDVGSFTHILEYEGYKGFDATRRAIAADPEMSALQSAILPHVTSRQHQLLSEFSFWPSSPPHDSGYPDGGVFEMRSYLLQPGKLLEWEYAWRKGLEARKRFVQPVGAFFSQGGQLHEVHHIWQYPDMEARKRTRDQAWSIGSWADTVRDTVKLAYRMKSTIMVPCPWSPIR comes from the exons ATGGCATTTCTCCGCGCAACTACCCGCGCCAATCCTTTGACCTCCCTCAGCAGACCCCCCTTCGCTCTCGCTGCCCTCCACACTTCCCGGCCTACCCTTCACCCCGCCAAAACAGCTCCCGACAGCAACATCCCTCCTGCCGCCGTCGGTGGGGAGCGTGTCCCCGCTTCCCAGGAGGACGACCCGAAGCAAGGTGGGGAGGGGTTCTTTGGT GCCCTTTTCTGGGGATCCAAAGAAGCCAAAGCCGAGGGCCTCGTTGACCCGGACCCCAGCAAACAAGCCCACTCCACCATCGTCGGCCGGGGCAAATATGTACACGAAAAGATCACTCACGCCGTCATCCCCTCCCACCGGGCCCAGTACCTCGCGTCTGCGGAGAAATACTTTACCTCCATGATGCAGAAGAATGGCGAGCTAGGCGGGGTGAAGCTGATGGGGAGCTGGGAGAGCATTGTAGGGGATGTCGGCAGTTTTACCCACATACTGGAGTATGAAGGCTACAAAGGATTCGACGCCACTCGCCGAGCTATTGCCGCCGACCCAGAGATGTCAGCCCTCCAGTCTGCCATTCTCCCACACGTGACCTCGCGTCAACATCAACTCCTTTCCGAATTCTCCTTTTGGCCGTCTTCCCCGCCTCACGATTCTGGGTACCCAGATGGAGGAGTTTTTGAAATGAGGAGCTATTTGTTACAGCCAGGCAAGTTGTTGGAGTGGGAGTATGCTTGGCGGAAAGGGTTGGAGGCGAGAAAGAGGTTTGTC CAACCGGTAGGAGCATTCTTTTCCCAAGGGGGGCAATTACACGAAGTACACCATATATGGCAATACCC GGACATGGAAGCACGCAAACGTACAAGGGACCAAGCTTGGTCTATAGGTAGTTGGGCGGATACCGTTCGCGAC ACGGTCAAACTTGCATACCGTATGAAATCTACCATCATGGTTCCTTGTCCTTGGAGTCCTATCCGATAG
- a CDS encoding arsenite-resistant protein ASR2, putative (Similar to TIGR gene model, INSD accession AAW45186.1) translates to MSESAEQTSPKPGFTRGGFAPIPHRHSDIAPLPSTTSPAPALALSPSRAEWERGRGKERELPRRELDPEPEDRERRREWDDYPPRRESRGHWEDDFDRPKRRRSPSPLGPSHRPRLNSPSPPPPRFNIPDPASIETLLPFRTFAEWFRTSHPQTARVDEEETRKHKEMIESGQATEQEAKEKVGMAKRYERYRKEFTSRQLYALFLTHRDSAWFKEKYLHFPEYIALRRRLNRQGRIPQVTQYISELRSGAHDQVSYDQIEDVPGVKLDEDEPEGLNRALGDKGEWGEDSVVRVELAPRTKQVFVKTVPPNCSRKALEDLFSKVPGFQWLAISDPSQKRSFHRVAWAQYGEDTDVSQVIEQLDSTKIEGFTFHLTINTSPTIGRVRVAPPSVNTLDRLLLDGTRAKSLALKLEGELLGDDEDSVEGEGEKAKPEGDIKVEDEAAEEKPEVPKSLGLREKGSDMVEEVILKVIEERGLTGEDLNEEQKVQKAKIILDQWIAYLRHGLSTCFYCVAPCAFMEELQRKCIAHVRAHPSSSTNEHEHEREHEHEHEHDTEEHARAEIEDVVKSEAVDGADEVKAEVEVEKEKEKVANGEEVEKEVNDEDREMRDDGQGNPKTLPTAHPSNAATNDRPDRDRERKSRKNTFPQKTAEEKWIESHDLRIAPLLVSDLNLPEEEGGLRLGDYGGRDPDEELKKLCAPLIKQEEQSKYRCKECNKLFRAPEFVIKHITTKHTDVTQGRIDDVLYLNNFVLDPQHVQPSVSTLAAIDDKLPASSNPLNPSIPSSLPLNPFDPSVAGGAFNNPQINGMPMSMGMGINSGGGHGTPSGQGHGQFNLMQQQMMMMLQMQQAMMMGQMGMGMGAGMGGVNASPMAGGAAGGGVGGGAMSTPTRGGGIGGGQLAGRMGGYAPSPANLAPLPPPPPGGEDPRARRGRVSYQDLDEPGAGGGGGLPY, encoded by the exons ATGTCTGAATCCGCCGAACAAACATCACCTAAGCCAGGTTTTACCCGCGGTGGCTTTGCACCCATCCCTCACCGTCATTCCGACATTGCACCACTTCCCAGCACCACTTCTCCAGCACCAGCACTAGCTCTTTCGCCATCGCGCGCCGAATGGgagaggggaagaggaaaggaacGAGAGCTGCCTCGGCGAGAACTAGATCCGGAGCCTGAGGATAGGGAGCGAAGGCGGGAATGGGATGATTACCCACCGCGAAGGGAAAGTCGCGGTCACTGGGAAGATGATTTCGACCGACCGAAACGCCGACGCTCACCGTCACCCCTCGGACCTTCTCATCGTCCCCGGCTCAACTCTCCTTCGCCCCCTCCGCCGCGATTCAACATTCCTGACCCTGCGTCAATCGAGACGCTGCTCCCGTTTAGGACTTTTGCCGAATGGTTCAGGACAAGTCACCCGCAGACGGCAAGggtggatgaagaagagacgaGGAAGCATAAGGAGATGATTGAGAGTGGGCAAGCGACGGAACAAGAAGCAAAGGAAAAAGTGGGCATGGCGAAAAGATATGAGAGGTATCGAAAAGAGTTCACCTCTCGCCAGCTGTATGCCCTTTTCCTTACACATCGCGATTCCGCCTGGTTCAAAGAAAAATACCTTCACTTTCCTGAATACATTGCACTCCGACGCAGACTTAACCGTCAAGGTCGTATCCCTCAAGTCACGCAATACATTTCTGAACTTCGGTCTGGTGCCCACGATCAAGTATCGTACGATCAAATCGAGGATGTTCCCGGTGTGAAGCTCGACGAAGATGAGCCGGAAGGTTTGAACAGAGCACTGGGCGATAAGGGAGAATGGGGAGAAGATAGCGTTGTGAGAGTGGAACTTGCACCAAGAACAAAACAAGTCTTTGTCAAGACTGTTCCACCTAATTGCAGTCGTAAAGCCCTTGAAGAT CTCTTTTCCAAAGTGCCTGGATTCCAGTGGCTCGCGATCAGCGACCCATCTCAGAAGCGAAGCTTCCATCGAGTAGCCTGGGCACAATATGGAGAAGACACGGATGTTTCCCAAGTGATTGAGCAACTTGATTCTACAAAG ATTGAAGGATTCACATTCCATCTCACGATCAATACCTCACCCACCATCGGCCGCGTCCGTGTCGCTCCCCCCAGCGTGAACACGCTTGATCGGCTTTTACTTGATGGCACAAGAGCTAAATCCCTTGCTCTCAAACTGGAAGGGGAACTCTTGggtgatgatgaggacTCGGTTGAGGGTGAAGGTGAAAAGGCGAAACCGGAAGGCGATATTAAGGTGGAGGACGAGGCCGCCGAGGAAAAGCCTGAAGTACCCAAGTCTCTGGGTCTAAGGGAAAAGGGGAGTGATATGGTGGAAGAAGTTATCCTGAAAGTGATCGAAGAACGAGGGTTAACAGGGGAAGACTTGAACGAGGAACAAAAAGTTCAAAAG GCTAAAATCATTCTTGATCAATGGATCGCCTACCTCCGACACGGTCTGTCCACATGCTTCTACTGCGTCGCCCCTTGTGCGTTTATGGAAGAACTTCAACGAAAATGTATCGCCCACGTCCGAGCCCACCCTTCGTCATCCACCAATGAGCACGAGCACGAGCGTGAGCATGAACATGAGCATGAGCATGATACAGAAGAACATGCCCGAGCAGAGATAGAAGATGTCGTCAAGTCTGAAGCTGTTGACGGCGCAGACGAGGTCAAGGCCGAGGTGGAGGTcgagaaggaaaaggaaaaagtgGCCAATGGAGAGGAAGTCGAGAAGGAGGTGAACGATGAAGATCGTGAGATGCGTGACGATGGTCAAGGTAACCCCAAGACTCTTCCCACTGCTCATCCCTCCAACGCCGCCACCAACGACAGACCCGACCGTGACAGGGAGCGCAAGTCCCGGAAAAACACTTTTCCCCAAAAGACGGCCGAGGAAAAATGGATCGAATCTCATGATCTCCGCATCGCGCCCCTTCTTGTTTCTGATTTAAACCTTCCAGAGGAGGAAGGCGGTTTGCGTCTGGGCGATTATGGAGGTCGTGATCCAGACGAGGAGTTAAAGAAACTGTGTGCGCCGTTGATTAAGCAGGAGGAGCAGAGCAAATATAGGTGCAAGGAGTGTAACAAGCTGTTCAGGGCGCCAGAGTTTGTGATCAAGCACATTACAACGAAGCACACGGATGTGACACAGGGAAGGATTGATGAT GTACTGTATCTCAACAACTTTGTGCTTGATCCCCAACACGTTCAGCCTTCCGTCTCCACCCTCGCCGCGATCGACGACAAGCTCCCTGCATCATCAAACCCTCTCAACCCttccatcccttcttctctccccCTCAACCCGTTTGATCCTTCCGTCGCTGGCGGAGCATTCAACAACCCGCAAATAAACGGCATGCCCATGAGCATGGGCATGGGTATTAACTCCGGCGGCGGGCACGGTACACCAAGTGGTCAGGGCCATGGGCAGTTCAACTTGATGCAGCAGcaaatgatgatgatgctgCAAATGCAGCAGGCGATGATGATGGGTCAGATGGGAATGGGGATGGGCGCTGGAATGGGTGGCGTAAACGCGAGTCCAATGGCGGGTGGCGCTGCTGGTGGCGGggtgggaggaggagcCATGTCGACTCCAACAAGAGGGGGTGGCATTGGAGGAGGGCAATTAGCAGGCAGGATGGGAGGATACGCACCCAGCCCAGCGAATCTGGCGCCGCTGCCGCCTCCTCCGCCTGGAGGAGAAGATCCAAGAGCTAGGAGAGGGAGGGTGAGTTATCAGGATTTGGACGAACCTGGAGCCGGTGGGGGGGGCGGGTTGCCTTATTAG
- a CDS encoding uncharacterized protein (Similar to TIGR gene model, INSD accession AAW45184.1), translating to MSNLHHLIPFLFLIAPAFSQYTATYSPYSLPDTSEQGQYGTNDCGTSSSQDSKCQNVYVNGVDDFCLWGPPETTSNEGDGTSKIGNVEQIVVSYCLKDGYGTRLIPAGAITGAHFVKVQSDRVSYVQVTGVGDLTKLLIPAGDEGGELDPHSWTGLGNPQGGLVFTNAFSGSYEQTHEWTSFMSANEFCIRACQDGDNAAAYCQHIYDVLSCSFTIPGDMSPGFDSCLGAPTEEAPGVYSGSTFHQGDPTTPAPHPAGATSECQIYSSVGGGNAVIGNAAPVSATTTTWSSSSAEKTSSSSSSSITFQPNSTSATSSATSYTSPSNTAFLASVISTPSNASTGATSARTITAFASSSSLTSLSSSSSLSPAHISTSSSSSIDAVATTALNNTESNGYPKATTGMGVASVCMAGMFTLLFFI from the exons ATGTCCAATCTCCACCACCTCATCCCATTTCTTTTCCTTATCGCCCCTGCATTCTCTCAATACACGGCAACATATTCACCTTACTCCCTACCAGACACATCTGAACAAGGCCAATATGGCACCAATGATTGCGGCACATCATCCTCCCAAGATTCAAAATGTCAGAATGTATATGTCAATGGAGTAGATGATTTCTGTCTCTGGGGACCGCCGGAGACTACAAGTAATGAGGGAGATGGGACCAGTAAAATTGGGAATGTGGAACAAATAGTTGTTAG CTATTGCTTGAAAGATGGTTACGGCACACGCCTCATTCCTGCCGGTGCAATTACAGGCGCCCACTTCGTTAAAGTCCAGAGCGACAGAGTCTCGTACGTTCAGGTCACCGGCGTCGGAGAT CTTACTAAGCTTTTGATCCCTGCtggagatgaaggaggtGAACTCGAT CCGCATT CTTGGACCGGCCTCGGTAACCCGCAAGGTGGTTTGGTATTCACGAACGCTTTCTCCGGTTCTTACGAGCAAACTCACGAATGGACTAGCTTTATGTCCGCAA ACGAGTTCTGCATACGAGCATGTCAAGACGGAGACA ACGCTGCCGCCTATTGCCAACACATCTATGACGTTT TGAGCTGCAGTTTCACAATCCCAGGCGACATGTCTCCCGGATTCGATTCTTGTCTTGGCGCACCCACTGAAGAAGCACCAGGCGTCTACTCTGGTTCTACTTTCCATCAAGGCGACCCTACGACCCCGGCTCCTCATCCGGCTGGGGCTACTTCAGAGTGTCAGATTTATTCGTCAGTCGGTGGAGGCAATGCCGTCATCGGCAATGCAGCTCCTGTATCAGCAACGACAACGACTTGGAGTTCTAGTAGTGCAGAAAAGACGAGCAGCAGCTCGAGTTCTTCTATAACCTTCCAACCGAACTCGACTTCAGCAACAAGCTCCGCCACATCCTACACCTCTCCTTCAAACACCGCTTTCCTCGCCTCTGTCATCTCCACCCCTTCAAACGCGAGCACAGGAGCGACCAGCGCAAGAACTATCACTGCTTTCgcttcctcatcatctctcaCATCCCTgtcctcgtcctcgtccCTCTCACCTGCTCACATTTCtacatcatcttcatcatcaatcGATGCCGTCGCAACGACAGCTCTCAACAATACGGAATCCAACGGATATCCAAAGGCTACCACAGGAATGGGAGTCGCGAGTGTTTGCATGGCTGGGATGTTCACACTCTTGTTCTTTATATGA